DNA sequence from the Antedon mediterranea chromosome 7, ecAntMedi1.1, whole genome shotgun sequence genome:
ataaagaagaaatcaatttcaaaatttaattgtGTCTTTGTTACCTAGtgcattaaaaaatgaaaatcttTTTTAGGGCAATAGGTGGTCGTGAGGCTGAGAAAGCTGAAAGAGAAAGATGGGCTGCAAAGGAACAGGCTAAAATCCAAGCTAGCATTGATGGTaggatgattattattattataattaaattattatcttaaatttactgtaatatataatgttaaacttgatatttgaatgatttattatttagtaataatattattttatttagggATTCATTTAGAGATTGtctttttaaactatttttttgcCACTTTATAAGTAACCATGTTTCGATTTTGTTCTTTCACTCTTTATATCGTgcaatgtatatatatataccttaggcaaagaacattaattctaaaccgcccggtgatatactgaaatttaattaattaatttgagatgataaagatgaggaaatctgtgagaatgtgaaaaagtcgccccaaccaagtctcggaccgcctgcttggtatgcagatgtcctaaccattagaccactggggctttcatggtattgttcaaactcgattggatagcgactctttaacattcttgGCGTgatacggcggaacagcactactcctcagttgtacacacgcaatgtatatatatatatatatatacattatgtttTTGTATTGTGATTTTTATTAGCAAGTTTTAAGAGtttttatgtatgtttttaaccttttatttgtaaaaactaGATCAATGTAAAACAGGTGCTACATCTATACCCGATATGTTTTTATCAATTATGTtataaatttacagtattttaaataaatggtaatttTCATTTCCTTTTGTATTTAAGCTTTGACTGAAATTAGAAGACGAGCAGAATTGCTGAGAAAAGAACGGGAGGAGATTGCTGAGGTATGTTATTGCATTATTTAGTGGTAtagatataatttatttttgagGTACAAATGTAGGTAGGAGTGCACTCCATTTATGACAATTAGGGAAGAAGGGAAATGACCATTTAATAGAAAAGTCAGATAAGGAcgatgtgcactttaaagaacccagttcatcattcgagacaagtagggggttaccttGGTGAACTAGTAAACAAAATAGCTCCTGTTCAGGGGGATACCATGTGCCagaagacataaaataaaaaaattaaatttaaaaaaaatgaaatttttaaaaaatcaccGGCAGTCAATCATGCATATCTGCAGTTACATAAGTTACATAACTAATGTTTTGTCTTCCAGGCAAATGGTGATACAGGACCTAAGCCAGTGGTTGCACAAGAGAAGTTCTACCCACCAGATGAAGATATCCAATTAACATTTGATGTCAATTGCAAAGGTAGGTAATCTTTCTTAGTGACTTCTTTGACTGTGGTGCTCAGCGTCCCAAATTCTTCTTACAAGGTGAAaccataattaataatagacaTTTTGTTATGAAGTAGACCGTCATGCGCACAAGTTAATGAGCTTGTCGCTGACAGcctaatttacatttaaaagtCGGTGACCAgcatatataattattttaaagcaCTTTAGCTGTATTTAATCTTTGTCTTTTCTGCTTTAAATAATTCCTTTATGAAACAAACTATCTTGATGTATTTTATTCAGAATGTCTTGAAGATGGTGCATCAAAGGAACCAGTTTTCATAACAGAAATGGACGATGATGTTGAAACCATCAAACTCCAAGATGAAAAGATTAACATTGATGTAAGCTATCATACGGCTATGTTTCAAATATGGAAATACCATCACTTtgtaataaatacagtaataccaAGTGTGATGAAGCAAGGCAACACATAGATTGCCTTGGTTCAAGTCCCTGGAGTACGAATTACTATATAATAACTACAGTAACAACACTGTAGCCACATTTTTCTTCAACCAGAATTAAAGTATTTGGAGCTAAAAATCAAACCTGAAAAAAGTTGTTTGTAGtgttatacatatatattacagtAAATTGTTCCCTTGGAATTTTGaatggttttgttttttttaattacaggaCCTTCCAGATTTAGAAGAAGTGGAAATAGATATTCAAGATACAGCACCTAAAGTAAGTCTTGTAATAACACTGTTTTTGCTGTACAATTGAACTTTAttctttgatttatttaaaagaaataatatacaattttggTTATTCCAGGAATGTTTCCAACCCgttattcaaatattaaacGAAGATGAAGAGTTACCAACACTGAAAAAACCCATCATAGAGGAGCTCCATGCCAGTGAACCCATCACAGAGGAGATCCATGCCAGTGAACCCACACCAGAAAACGCTGCAGAACCTCTGTTCACAAAGAGAGAACCAATTCATGATTCATCTCTGGTTGATCTTGATGATGGCAGTACAGCATTAGACAGTCTCATTATTAATCCTCATGAACCACAGCCAATGAGAAGAATGTTGATTGAGGAAATTAGTTGTGATGACGGTAGTAAAGTTGTAGATGAAGGAGTTACAGAGCCAAAAGGGAAGTTAATAGTGGAGGAATTAGTTGATGATATGTCACAGAGCAATCAAACGAACAAAGGTAATATTGCCAGTTGATGTATATTACAAAATTCTTCTCTATATGACAGGAGAAAATTGATAACCTAATGCTTTCACAGGTGCAAAAAGTAACGACTTGTAACCAGGTTTTCATCGTGTGAAGAAAATTTTCTGGAAATTCTCCTAAATTTCACAAGAGACCCCTGTCAAACCTCGGGAGATTACCAATCAAATAGCATGCAACTACGCTTTCCTTCCAATTAAAGATTCCATACGTACTGGTACTTAAGAAAATTTGATGACATCTGTTCTCAATTCCAccctataaatatatatatgatcTACACTAGGATTTAATAACTTGTTTAGGCAGTAGGGTATGTTCCTCAAAAAAAtaagtttttcttttcttcaatTTCAGATGATGCCAACTGAAACTAGAGGCCAAGATTTGGGAATTAGCATCCAATGCTGGATCAACGTTTGATTTAGTATGAACGTTAAAAACTGTCACTGACATAAATATAACCAAACTAGCCCTGGTGGACTCGCCAAATATACTTCATACAGAAGCTTATATTGATACAAGAGAAATATGTACAAGTGGTGCCATGATTCCAAAAATATACAGCTAGCCAAGcacttaattatttaaaatggaaTGATGAAGGAAAGAGTAATAAAACAGAAGTTGGTTCCTATCAGATACAGTTATATGAAGAAAATAgtacattattaaatttatttaggaAAAGGGTAAAAACACAAATACCTTGCTTATCTTATTTGAAATATAACGTCATTGGTTTGTAGTTATCGATTTATAGAggttttattaaatgtatttaaatattgttataatttaactattaattttgttgtttgtcCTAAGCTTGGTGGTCTGAATGTTGCGTGTTCTATTTTGGGGAAACTGCCTAAACAAAGACAAATATTTCGGGAAATtgtatattgaataaataacaGTTTCatacattattgaaaaaaaacatttatttatactatagCACCAGCTTTCACTTGAGACCCGttcattaattattcattaatcAATATCAGTTATAATCAACAGAAACTGATTTTTCTTCAGATCGTTATTTTGGTATTTGAGTAGAAATATTGTTTTGCTatcacctaatttgcataaatctTAGGTCTTGAGGTAATTTACACACTACTTCAATTTTAATcttttaatacaaaatttaacgtttttaattGATActtaacattaatgttattaatttacatataaaatttaTCTACAACTTCTTTAAGGTATGATAGCTTGGAATGttgaaaatgtaatttattcatgatgtacagtacataaagTATAAAACGTGGAAGGAATGAGTATTAATGATTAAAGAATaagtattgtttaaaaaacaacaaaagaaaGGAAAGAACCGGTTGCATACGgcattcaataataatttaaaagttgAAAATGGCTATTGATAAGGCTATGATATAAGACAATTAAAAAATGTCACTGTCCGACCATAAACCATAGCAAATCATTGAATCTGAGGTGTTTATTTTAACTGAACATATTCACTAACAATACtcttaagggtctttcacacctgttccagtCTGGCGCCGTCTAATCAAAttgaacatcaatgtttcgtttttacgcaATTGACATATTGATTGGAGCATAGCCGCGTCATGGAAACTAAATCTTGACGTTCGACTTGATTTGCCGGCGCCAGACTGAAACCGCGTAGGactggaaccgtgccggaacaggagtgaaagaccctttaaacATATTCCTCAAGAAACATTCATTTCTAATCCTCTGTTAATACAATCTTTAGTAATGAATCTTACATTATACAGGTAGTGTTGATGCTGGTGGGGTATTAGCATTGTAACCTCCTTCAATCATACTCATTTCCATGTCGCATCTCTCCGACGCCATCTTACAATCGTCTTGTATTGACCCACTGTTGGTCATGCCATTAACTCCCGAGTCAATGGGCTGATTATGACCAGAGATTGAGTTAAGGCTTGGCATATTATTACATTCACTAACTGGAGTTCCCAAGCGATGGTCACTTTCTGGAAGTAAAAGACTTTCTTGTGATATATCCATTTCATTCTCTGGACAGAAGCTCATATCAACTGCACTCTCTTTACCTAAAAAGCAACCGTCATCATTTTCTGTTAAACTATTCACTGGAAAGCTAAATTCTTCATTGTTTTCATTACATTTTGCCATTTCTGAAAAGTAGTCATTTCTCATGGTACTTGTCAGGTACTTCTGAACAGCATTCAAATGGCAACCAACATCGTTGTCTGACAAACTATTGACTGGAAAGCTACATTCTTCTCTCTTCTCTTTTGGCACTTCTGAAAAATAGTCTTTTCTCATAGTACTTGTTAGGTACTCCTCAGCTGCATTGGTGTCACTGTCAAATGTATCTGGTGATGCGTCAAAGTCCAACATGCTAGCATCAACTTGCGACAGTTTCCGTTGATTCTCATATCCTGTGGTTGCGGAAGAAGCCATCTGCAAGTCTTGGTGCTCTTTATCACTAACTTCCCTTTTCTCTGTATTACTGTCCAATACAGGTTCTATTGGTAGTAACATTTCTGGCATTAATACTTCCTTTGATAATTTGCTGACTGGTGTCTGCATGTTGACTTCTTTAAGATATTTGTTGGTGGTACAACCAGCATGTCTATCCAACACTGTCATCAGGTTTAGCTTAGCTACGGCACCTCTTGGAAGATTGCCTGAGTTTGCCACTTTCAGATTTGATTTTTTTGGCATTGATCCAAATTTATTTTCCTTACCTGAAAAAGAATTCCCAAAAAGACCACAGATAACCAATTAATACCAGTAGTCTTTTGTTGATAAGTAAACCATAATAGCTATATTTTAGTGAGTACAGAGAGTCAGTGAACTAGCAGTGGACTAAGAACAACTACCTGTTTTCAAGTGGACTATTTTATATGGTgtaataaaattcaaataataacTGTTTGTTTACCTTTACCACTACTGCCTAATGTTGATACATTGCCTGAGAAGCAAGGAATCGGTGATATTCCAGGAGGTGGTAGGTAGAACTTAGTCTTTCCACATGGTGTGTTTTCTATTGGATGCATCCacactgtatataataatgtattaatatgttaatattacactaaatataatataacagctgaataaatttgaataagAAAAAATGTATCTTCTTGAGATATGTAGCTAGAAAATACTAATCTAATCACATATTTTGTCACctaaaatttgatagtgcagacTATTCTAGCGCTTTAGATTTCACAACAGTGAATATGGATGGTACAAGACCTTTAACCAGTACtaaatgttgataatgatatacAATAAAGCGATGTGGAAGTTTTTAATTGAATATCGGGTGGAAGCAACTTAGAGTACACTTCTGCTGAGCACATCTACATCTACACTTTTTCATAAGAAGTTTGACAATTCTGGGCATGATGCTTTGATACTGCAATGTTCCATAATCTTTTGGATACAAGGTTgtctttttgtttatataaatgtaGGGCTGATTATGGATAGCACTGATCTGCAGTCTGTAATATTTTGGCAATACAAAGggtctattaaaaaaaaaaatagatattttcACTTATGGCCATTTGTTACAGTTCTTCAACTCAACTCAACtcaacgtaaacatttattttctttctttcattcaataataaaacaactgaataaggtattaaaaaaagtaagtacgagttacaaataatacatttcattaatataatatataaacacgacaggcaaagaacattagttctaaaccgcccggcgatatactgaaattttaattaattaatttgaaacgataaagatgaggaaatataatataaatatatagcctatatagACTATTTTTAGTTACacacatatataaatatacatatttatatatataaacaaatcaggcaaagaacattaacattaatttaattattttatttatttgtatatatatgtatatatgtacaCACACAcctatatatatgtatatatacatatatacatacatacatacacacaAACTCATCAGACaataaacattaattctaaacagcCCGGCGATATACtgaaatgttaattaattaatttgaaacgataaagatgaggaaatataatataaatatatagcctatatagACTATTTTCagttacatatatatatatatataaatatacaatatttatatataaacaaatcaggcaaagaatatataaatatatatatacaaatatatataaatccaaagacaaataactgaaaaaaatgacaatgctgtgggtatcagtggctggatctcaatggagatacaaaaaaagcgaaaaactaaatcaaaacgataaagtaaacagccagaaaagttagcagagctatatacatacacacacacatacatatatacaaatcaattgtgttgcatagcactgtgtaaatcaatataaataaataaataattttattttttcttcacAAGCTAACCTACCTCTGTTATTATCTGAAAGATTCTCAAGCAAGTCCATCTTTATTGGTGAAATTAGAGGAGAGTCAATATCTGACGATACTAACGAATGATACTTTTTAGAAGATGGAGTTGATTTTGGACTGGATGAAAATTGACTCTACAGCAGTAAAGAAAACCAAAAAtagatattgataataatacatTAGTGTGAACCAGACTTTATTATGGTTTCAGAGTTGGAATGGTGTTACAGAGTCTATTTCACACTAAGAAAAATAGAGTTTATCTCTGAATTATTATCTCCAAACCTGTTTGGTACAAAATATACTATACATCATCTATAGCTTagatatgaaataatattttaaaaatctatatacagtatctGTATAAAATTCTTTACGTTAAACTATTGATAAATGCGTAGGTGTGCGACATTTCGACTTGTCAACAAATCTTCATCTGGCAATGACTATAATgttagtggttgctaagataAAATCTCGAAGGACAGTACTTGTGGAGTAGTTTATGAAATAGGATGTCTAAGCTGTGAAGCTGTATATGTTAGAGAAACTGGAAGAAAGTTAAAA
Encoded proteins:
- the LOC140054042 gene encoding dynein axonemal assembly factor 1-like, which gives rise to MPSIVEIENNDQQEEITMKEKGIKEVPAVIPVTENKTDEEERKQMEEEKQKDKNKYPRITEKALKDHCKANGLYRTPELNDVLYLHYKGYTKLEGLEKYTGLKAVYLECNGFKTIENLSNQKELRCLFLQQNLIDKLENLEDLQVLDTLNVSNNLITKIENLGCLPVLNTLNIAHNKLVKAEDIEHLKECKNLSVLDMSHNRLDDPDIFDVLGSMESLRVLNLMGNPIIKHTKNYRKTLILKVKTLTYLDDRPVFPKDRACTEAWAIGGREAEKAERERWAAKEQAKIQASIDALTEIRRRAELLRKEREEIAEANGDTGPKPVVAQEKFYPPDEDIQLTFDVNCKECLEDGASKEPVFITEMDDDVETIKLQDEKINIDDLPDLEEVEIDIQDTAPKECFQPVIQILNEDEELPTLKKPIIEELHASEPITEEIHASEPTPENAAEPLFTKREPIHDSSLVDLDDGSTALDSLIINPHEPQPMRRMLIEEISCDDGSKVVDEGVTEPKGKLIVEELVDDMSQSNQTNKDDAN
- the LOC140054043 gene encoding uncharacterized protein, coding for MNEILSTSSLRRKLFLPAGSTTSESSPSMNYIQSSQCESAVFPEKLLSLSPINSVKQRATAPGRETPNTPASAKSQFSSSPKSTPSSKKYHSLVSSDIDSPLISPIKMDLLENLSDNNRVWMHPIENTPCGKTKFYLPPPGISPIPCFSGNVSTLGSSGKGKENKFGSMPKKSNLKVANSGNLPRGAVAKLNLMTVLDRHAGCTTNKYLKEVNMQTPVSKLSKEVLMPEMLLPIEPVLDSNTEKREVSDKEHQDLQMASSATTGYENQRKLSQVDASMLDFDASPDTFDSDTNAAEEYLTSTMRKDYFSEVPKEKREECSFPVNSLSDNDVGCHLNAVQKYLTSTMRNDYFSEMAKCNENNEEFSFPVNSLTENDDGCFLGKESAVDMSFCPENEMDISQESLLLPESDHRLGTPVSECNNMPSLNSISGHNQPIDSGVNGMTNSGSIQDDCKMASERCDMEMSMIEGGYNANTPPASTLPV